Proteins encoded in a region of the Scyliorhinus canicula chromosome 2, sScyCan1.1, whole genome shotgun sequence genome:
- the twist2 gene encoding twist-related protein 2, translated as MPLDIMQASPRSLPVSPADSLASSEEQADREQKRYDSKRRYSKKSSEDGSPTPGKRNKKSSPSSQSYEELQSQRILANVRERQRTQSLNEAFSSLRKIIPTLPSDKLSKIQTLKLASRYIDFLYQVLQSDEMDQKMTSCSYVAHERLSYAFSVWRMEGAWSMSATH; from the coding sequence ATGCCGTTAGACATCATGCAAGCCAGTCCCCGCAGTCTGCCCGTTTCTCCCGCAGACAGCTTAGCGAGCAGCGAGGAGCAGGCGGACAGGGAGCAGAAGAGATACGACAGCAAGAGGAGGTACAGCAAGAAGTCCAGCGAGGATGGCAGCCCGACCCCCGGCAAGAGGAACAAGAAGTCCAGCCCCAGCTCGCAGTCCTACGAGGAACTGCAAAGCCAGCGAATCCTGGCCAACGTGAGGGAACGGCAGAGGACCCAGTCCCTCAACGAGGCGTTTTCCTCCCTGCGGAAAatcatccccactctcccctcgGACAAACTCAGCAAAATCCAGACCCTCAAACTGGCCTCCAGGTACATCGACTTCCTCTATCAGGTCCTCCAGAGCGACGAGATGGACCAGAAAATGACCAGCTGCAGCTATGTGGCCCACGAGAGATTGAGTTACGCTTTCTCTGTGTGGCGAATGGAGGGAGCCTGGTCCATGTCCGCCACTCACTAG